AAGTCCAACAAGAGCACCACAATGTGGGCATCAAGCGAGCATACGGCTAGGGTTTCTGCCTCTCGTCGGTGGCGGCGTCGATTTGTCTCATTTCTTGTGACCTTAGGGTCACGTGCGCGTGGTGGATCATGTCCCTTGCCGGCATGAAGGCTCTATTTTTATATGTTTCTTCGAGTTTTGTTAGAATTTGTgcgctgctcaggaagacgaGACGACGGGGGCTTGCTGGAGAGGGAATAAGGTTCTCCCTGTCAAGCCTCCGCCTCGatggtgcgtctagcatcgtcgGAGGGTGTGTGAAGGCGTACCTTCGGTGGATTTTGCATGATTTGGTCGGTGGTTGTGTTTGGTGGATCCGCTTGGATCCAGTATTCGATTTGTCTATGTTTGTGTGTGTTCACGTTGGATCCTTCTGATCTACGCTTCTCTTCAGCGgtggcggttgctgttctggtgcgctaGTTCTATGGGGTCTTGCACGATGACTTTccaactgtctactacaacaGGTTTTACCTGGTTCCGGTGGGGGAGGGGTGATGACGGTTGTGCGCTTTCGGCTCGCTTTAGTGCTTATAGTCGTCACCGGTGGTCTATGAAtttggatgtaattttttattttttcggtGTTTGTTATACTATCATGATTGATGATGAATAAATTGGAAGCTTTTTCGTAAAAAAATGGGCATCAAAGATGGACGCGGCTACCACCGCAACCATTGCCGCGTTTTCGACGGTGGCCTTGAGGTCGGAGGCGGCAATGGCTTGGAATACCATTACCACCTCCTCGGTGTCACCGATAAGGACCGAGAAGTCGGGCGGCCGAGTGAAGCTGAGTTATCATCATGTGATCTCATCATGTATATTTATTTGGCGCTAAAAAATAAtcatataaaaatcatatcatgaTAAGGGAGATCAAGCAAAGTACGGAGAAACGTAATTCCTATAGTACTAATATTCCTCGTAGCAACAATAATGCCAGTCATTTCATGATCTGGGCTCGATTTGGCTTGGATGAGGGGATGAGGTGATGAGTATTGTGGGACGAGAATGTAATCTCTGAGAGCATCTTCAATAGATGACGTGGATGTAAAAATAACTAACTTTTGTATTTTTGAGGTTAAAATCCCACTTCCAACGAATGATGTAGATGCAAATTCTTGTACATCTTCTGGCCTAGCAGATGTAAAATACAACACCTGGAGATGCAAATTTGCATCTCCACCTTCAGGAGATGTAAAACTAGAGGTCGCGCACCAACCGCCCTTCATTTCCTttctcctccttcctcttcccgcCCGCCGCACAGCCCTCGCCGCCCCGATTCGCCTGCAGCACTGCACCCGCTCGTGCCAGATCCGGTCGTCAACCAACCCGCGCGCCCCTCCGCTGCCGGTCTACCGCTCTGCCTCGAATCGCCGTCCTGATTCCCCACTGCCGCCACCACAATTCGTCACCCCCGCTGCCCCGACGCTCCTCGACCGTCGCCCCCACGCACAACCATCGTCGCACCGACGCTCCCCCGATGCCGCCGTCCCAAATCGCGTCGCGCTGTCGTTGCCCCAATTCGCCCGCCGCCCAACCGCCACCACCCCGTCGTTGCCATGCCACCGAAGAAGCTCCCGAAGAGCAAGACCGGGTTCTTCGGGATGCGGGCGAAGCCATCCAGCAACTTCAACGTTGAGTTCTTTGATGCCGACCGCCGCTTCTGGCTCATCCGCTACACCACCGCGGACAAGGGCGCACGTGCCTACGACGTGGCAGTGTGGTGTGCCGGGAGGCCGAAGACGAACCTCTACTTCCCGGAGATTGAGACCCGGGCGAATGCGAAGTTCCTCGTGCTGGAGGGTATTCAGATTGAGGAGATAACGAAGACGACGAAGAAGAGGCCGACCATTGTAAGTTGCTCTCGGTGATAGCGACGAGGCGACGTTGGTGAGGTTCATACGGGAGCAACCGAAATATGTTTAGGCCGAGCAGGAGTACTTCTGGAAGCGTGAGGCCGAGCACAAGAAAAAGGAGTTGAAGAAGGAAGACGAGGCCAGCCCCTGGACGGTGATCCCCGTCGAATCCTCGAAGGCTGACGATGAGGAGTTCTGAAGGCCCTCAGATGAGGACGACGAGGAGTACTGGATGCCCTCGGAGGAGGACGACTAGTTTGATGGATGTAGTAGTTTGAATTAGTTGGAGTAGTCGTTTAATTTATATTTTTAATTAGAACTATGTTTGAATTATGTTTCAAATGAAGTAGTTGTTGAAGTTTCTAGTTTTTACATCTCCAATTTGCGTCATCTATTGGAGTTGCACTTCTACATCATCAAAATACATCATTTGATGGAGTTGCCTCTTTTTTTAAAACATAAAATGCATTTTTTTAAGATGTAAATTATACGTCACTTAGTTTTACATCTTTAAATTTGGATCATCTATGGGAGATGCTCAAAGTTTTGCATCATCTTCgtaaaaaggaagaaaaaaatagaGGCTTCTCATTAAACCTCCACTCGACCCGACCCGAGGGGGCGGCCccaaaacaacaagcaaaacagaACTGAAGTAAACTGAGCCCGAAGCCAACCATCACTGCTCCTCGCCGCCCCTCCCCTCACAATAGCTGCATTTCAGTCGACTGAGTTTTCACAGTTGGGTCGATCGATTTTGGTCGAAGGGAGAAATAGCCATAGGGAAGGAAGAAACTCGCCGGGGGGGAGGAAGAAGCTCGTTGGGCAGGCTAACCcggtgtctatcttagggttcatgGTGGGGCGGTGGTGGAGGACGGTGGTGGGGGGGCGGTGTGGGGATTCGCCGAAGAAAAAACTCGATGCGACGGGGCCTAGAGGGATGACCGGGGCAGTGGGAGACCGGCGGTGGGGGGTGGTTCCGGggaggacggggcggcgaggCTGGCGCTGCGCGGGAGCGCCACCGGCCGCGGGCGGTGGTGGCTGGCGGTCCGGCCGGTGGTCCGTGTGGGCGGTTGGAAGAAAGCATCGGGAGAAAGAAGATGCGCTGTGATCTGTTTTTAGAAACTGTTGTAGGTGGAAGATGACTGCTGGCCGTTAGATTAGAGATCAAGGGCAGAGAACATCGACTGACCCAAATAGGGATTTTCAGTCGACTGGCACGTAGCTAGTCCCCTCCCCCCTCTCCTCGCCCCCAAACCCTACCGGCGGCAAGAAAAGATGCCGCGGCTGACGCCGTCGGACGCGTCCCTCATCCTCGACCACGTCGTAGGCGACGCGTCCatccccaccgccgccgccaacgTGCTCCTCGCGGGCCTCCCCTTCCCCGACCGCCCCACGCCGCGCCTCCTCCGCTCGCTGCtcctccgccgcctcgccgccgaccccgtctccgccgccgcgctcgacTCCCTCCAGCTCCTCGCCTCCCTTCCCGACCCGGACCCCGCGTCCCCCGTCTCCGCTGCgcacctcgccgtcgccgccttcCTCGCCTGCTCGGCGCCCGACTTCGACGCCGCCGCGCGGGCCCTCTTCGCGCGCCCCGGCGGCCGCGCGCGCCGCGCGGTCGACGGGGAGGAGGGCGGGGACCCCCCGCTCGCCTCCTCCGAGGCCCTCGTCGTCGCGGACCAGTTCGAGGCCGCCGTCGGGAACGCCTTCTCGCAGGACGTGCTGAAGGGGCTGTTTGGCGACCGGGCCAAGGCGGAGCGGCGGGTGAGGGACCTCCTGGCGGCCGAGTGGGCCGCGGTCGGCCCGTCTCGCCTGGAGCTAGCGGCCGAGCAGATCGTTGGCGATGGCGCCGTCGAGACGTGGCGCGCCGCTGACGAGACCGTCCGCGCCAAATACCGCATACTAGGTGAGTGTTCTTCTGCTCTGGCCAACAAAGCGCAGCATTTTGTTGGGCGGGGTTCTGAGACGCAATGATGCGATGAAGCTAGCTACCCATGCACTGTAATTTCCAATGGCACGTCTGAAACATGTTTTCCTACTTTCATCGCCAGTCATGCATGATCAGCTCAAGTGTTTGCTGTTTTCAGCATGGCCATACATTATTATATTTATGTGTAGTTATTAGACTTGTATGTAGCTTCGTATATGACTTGTACTTGTACATGTAATCCCTTTATAAATATAAACACCAACGCCACCCTTAGCGGTTGTGCAGTTGACCCAATCTTTGTCTAAGCCTAGTCTTTAGTCATGTAACCTTTTGATAAAATTCAGTCTTAGATTTGCTTTGAGGTATAAAATGAGAATAAATACATACCCCACTTGTCAGTTTATGCATTGCTCTTGATTGAGTGTCCGCTTGTCAGTTTCAAATTCTTTTACCAAAAGGTAGCTTATTCCAAAATAAAACAAGATGTTTGATATAAGTTCAGTACATATGTCAAGTGGATGCAGGTATGCCTCAGTGACACTAAATTACAAAATAGATAAACAGATACTCCTCGTGCTACTGATCTTTCTTGGTACTTTGGCTTGTAAGAATGACAGCATTAACTTCACTTGCCGTCTTTAAGCGTTGAGAAACGTCCAACAGTTCAACATATGGACAGTTTCTTACATCTTCAAAAAACAGAAGGGCTACAGTTTTCTCTATTTCCTCGAGAAAGGCTTGCTGCAAAATTGCCAACATTTCACATAGAGAGGTAATGTCATGGCATGGTCTTAAAAATCACTGGTATTACCAAGAGATATAATGGGAGTTTTGATTAATAAAGATTTGAACCCATAGTCCTAACTGAAGTTAAACTGTTAAAGAGATAATTTCAGtagaactcacattttcttcaccTCTTGGTGCAAGTTCTTGAGCAAATTCCAAAGCTTCACTTATTTTTCCCACAAGAATCAACTCTATTAGTTTCTGCTGCTGAGATGGAAGTATAATTGGGGATTTGTATCCAGATGATAAGTCAAATTTTAATTTAGGATTTGTAGGAAAATGGATTTCAGAATGTACACCTGGATGTGGCCACACCTATTGTAAAAAATGCAATTTACAAGTACATTTGCTTCAATTTCTATGTAACCAAAGTCTACAATCTCCATTTCACACAACCCATACACTGTAATTTTCAGCAGAAGATTGGAGTTGAAACTACAACACTCCTTGGGGATGCAATCACAGACACTGGATCAGAGATGATGAAGTAAATCACAAGACACAGTAGGCAATCATAGCAAGGACCATAGACACCAGAGAAAAGGGGCCACACCTTGGGGAGGCAGAGGTGGTCGAGGAGCGTGACGGTCGTGGAGGTTGGGGGCGAGGGCGCAGCGGCCGCTTACCGCGAGAGTGGTCATCTGGTGGCTCCATGAGAGCCACATCTCCGAGAAGCCATGGAGGAGGAGGACCACCAGGACGGCGGCGGAGCCCGGCTCCGTGACGTGGAGGGAGACATCGTTGACCTCCGCGCTCCAGTGCCGCACCTCGCTGCCCGCGTCAATGGACTCAGGTTGGGTTTGACTTGCGGAGATcactatcttctcctccggcgtCGCACACTCGAACAGCAGGCCTCTCTTGAGCAGTTCCAGCACCTAAGCTCACAGATCTTGGTGTCCAGGCTCGCACCGCTGGTTTCTTGGCCAGAAATGACCTTGAACTGAAGAAGTCCATGCCGCGCTTGTAGCGGTGGGTGTAACCAGCTGAGGCAGTGGCGCCGAAAGTACAACTGAGGGAGGAAGGCACCGGCAAGGCGGCGGCGATTtgaggggagaggaggaggcgtcGGGAGAGTGAGCGAGTGAGGAAGAAAGACTCGAGACCGAGTGGGGGAGATCTGGGGACATTTTCGGAAACGAAAATAATAATTTGTAGTGACCGAGCGATTCGCTAAAGGTAGTGCAAATTCCAAAAGTCTTATATTtcggtacggagggagtatatgttttACATGCTAGTATAATTTGTCCTGGTTCCATAAATAATTGTTTTGAGCATATTTTGTTTGAGCCACATTTTTGTTTCTAGTGATGTTTAATGTTTGGAGTTGTTGTTTGTGCACTTGTCCCCAATAGGAAAATGAGTGACCCCTTCAGCCCTTCTCCTGCGTTTCATGGCCTTACTGCTAAGTCTTTGATGACCAGTGGAACTTTCATTTGGGATTCCCGTTTTCTGGGCCTGTTCTATTTCGTGCACCACTCATGTGCTTGGAATGGTAGTTGGAATTATTTTACATTGTTGCATTTAGATCCAACCGCGCCACAAGGTTATTTTGTGCCTATCATTGATGGTACAATTTTGGAACTTACAGCTGGGGAAGAAAAAACACGTGAAATTTTGAGCAAAATTGAAGACCGAATTTCAACCCCTCAAGTTCATAAGGTCATACATGACCTCAAATCAAGCTGTGCTGACCTTCATAATGTGGTGGATGATCCATTACCAGCCGCAAAAGCAGCTGCAGATAAGGTGTTGGCTGCAAGGATGGATAAGGCAGTTCATATTAATGATGAATTTAACAATCATGGTGCGAATTGTAGCGTTGCTGGTCCAAGTGCTGTTAATGACCAAGGCGAGACATTGAGAAAAGGCACGCCATCAAGTCTTATGGATTGGAACCCTACAGCACAATCTCTTCTGGTGAATTTCCTTTGTGTAttactccctctgatccatattacttgtcttagatttgtctagatacggatgtatctagacacGTTTTAATGTTAGAAACATCCGTacctagacaaatctaagacaagtaatatgaatcggagggagtatttgttttATGTCTTTTGAGTATTCTACATATTTCAACCACTTTGAACAAGGAGTTATATCAAATGGAGACAACTGGGTTATCTTAATTATAATTTATCTAGGAAACTAATGCTATCACAACGCCTTTATGATATAAATAAATGCCTTAAAACACATCTATTTGTTTGTATAAGTTACTTTGATAAGTTCACAATTATTATGTTGCTACTTTTCACTGCCGCCTACAGTTCTGTTGCTTTCTAGAGAAACTAGATAATAGTCTCtctgttcacaaatataagattctttggatatttcaatatagactacatatGGACAGAAACGAGTGAACGAACACACTAA
This sequence is a window from Aegilops tauschii subsp. strangulata cultivar AL8/78 chromosome 7, Aet v6.0, whole genome shotgun sequence. Protein-coding genes within it:
- the LOC141026888 gene encoding uncharacterized protein, which codes for MPPKKLPKSKTGFFGMRAKPSSNFNVEFFDADRRFWLIRYTTADKGARAYDVAVWCAGRPKTNLYFPEIETRANAKFLVLEGIQIEEITKTTKKRPTIAEQEYFWKREAEHKKKELKKEDEASPWTVIPVESSKADDEEF
- the LOC109770747 gene encoding uncharacterized protein, whose protein sequence is MPRLTPSDASLILDHVVGDASIPTAAANVLLAGLPFPDRPTPRLLRSLLLRRLAADPVSAAALDSLQLLASLPDPDPASPVSAAHLAVAAFLACSAPDFDAAARALFARPGGRARRAVDGEEGGDPPLASSEALVVADQFEAAVGNAFSQDVLKGLFGDRAKAERRVRDLLAAEWAAVGPSRLELAAEQIVGDGAVETWRAADETVRAKYRILAGEEKTREILSKIEDRISTPQVHKVIHDLKSSCADLHNVVDDPLPAAKAAADKVLAARMDKAVHINDEFNNHGANCSVAGPSAVNDQGETLRKGTPSSLMDWNPTAQSLLWEDSLDPDGSRSQSHRPHLPSPRRISVSPLQVAENKARRRRARRWSSVEEETLRKGVEQFGSSNWKDILIHNPDAFIGRTTVDLKDKWRNMMR